The Halomonas sp. HAL1 genome segment TAAATCGCTATCGTAATATCGGTATCGTCGCTCACGTTGACGCGGGTAAGACTACGACGACTGAGCGGGTACTGTTCTATACCGGCCTTTCCCACAAAGTGGGCGAAGTGCACGACGGTGCTGCGACCATGGACTGGATGGAGCAGGAGCAGGAGCGTGGTATCACTATCACCTCAGCTGCAACTACCTGTTTCTGGCAGGGCATGAACAAGCAGTTCCCCGAGCACCGTATTAACATTATCGACACCCCAGGGCACGTTGACTTCACGATCGAAGTTGAGCGTTCTTTGCGCGTACTTGATGGTGCGGTTGTTGTACTGTGTGGTTCTTCCGGCGTTCAGCCGCAGACCGAAACTGTATGGCGCCAAGCCAATAAGTACGAAGTGCCGCGCATGGTCTTCGTCAACAAGATGGACCGTACCGGTGCTGATTTCTTCATGGTTGTCGACCAGTTGAAAGAGCGCCTGGGTGCTAATGCTGTGCCGATCCAGATTAACTGGGGCACGGAAGAAGACTTTAAAGGTGTTATCGACCTTATTCAGATGAAAGCCATCCTGTGGGATGAAGAAAGTCTGGGTATGACCTATGACCTCGTGGATATTCCTGCTGAGTTACAAGAAACAGCAGAAAAGTATCGCGAAGAGATGGTCGAGGCTGCTGCCGAAGGCTCTGATGAGCTGATGGAGAAATACCTTGAAGGCGGCGAGTTAACGATTGAAGAGATCAAGGCTGGTCTGCGTGCGCGCACCCTGGCTAACGATATCGTTCTGGTTACCTGTGGTTCTGCGTTTAAGAACAAGGGTGTTCAGGCTGTGCTGGATGGCGTTATCGAATTCATGCCTTCGCCGACAGAAGTTAAGGCGATCGAAGGTGAGTTGGATGATAAAAACGGCACCGTTGATACCCGTGAAGCGGACGACAGTGCACCGTTTGCGGCGTTGGCGTTTAAAATCGCCACCGACCCCTTCGTTGGTACGCTGACCTTTATTCGCGTCTACTCGGGCGTTCTGAAATCTGGCGACGGTGTTTATAACTCCGTTAAGCAGAAGAAAGAGCGCGTTGGCCGTATCGTTCAGATGCACGCCAACTCCCGTGAAGAGATCAAAGAAGTACTGGCGGGCGATATCGCCGCTTGTATCGGTCTCAAAGACGTCACCACCGGTGATACCCTGTGCGACATCGATAACAAAATTGTTCTCGAGCGTATGGAGTTCCCGGATCCGGTTATCTCGGTTGCTGTAGAGCCTAAGTCTAAGGCAGACCAAGAGAAGATGGGTGTCGCTCTGGGCAAGCTTGCTCAGGAAGATCCCTCCTTCCAGGTTAAAACCGACGAAGAAACCGGCCAGACGATTATTTCTGGTATGGGTGAGCTTCACCTGGATATCCTCGTTGACCGTATGCGTCGCGAGTTTAAGGTTGAAGCCAATATCGGTAAGCCGCAGGTTGCCTATCGCGAAACGATTCGCGGCAGCATTGAGCAAGAAGGCAAGTTCGTGCGTCAGTCTGGCGGTCGTGGTCAGTACGGTCACGTTTGGCTACGTATTGAACCGCTGACTAAAGAAGAGAAGGGTGAAGGCGAAGATGAAATCTTCTTCAAATTCACTTCTGAAATCGTGGGTGGTGCGGTTCCGAAGGAATACGTTCCCGCGGTTGAGAAGGGTGCTTACGAGCAGCTCAAAAACGGTGTCATCGCGGGTTACCCGATGATTGACGTTAAAGTGTCGCTGTTCGACGGCTCCTTCCACGACGTAGACTCCAACGAGACTGCGTTTAAGATTGCTTCTTCTATGGCAGTGAAAGAAGGTGCCAGGAAGGCCAAGGCCGTGCTGCTGGAGCCGGTGATGAAGGTCGAAATCGTGACCCCCGAAGAATTTATGGGTGACGTCATGGGCGACCTGAGCCGTCGTCGCGGCTTGGTGCAGGGCATGGATGACTCTTCTTCTGGTAAAGTCATTCGTGCAACGGTGCCACTGGGCGAGATGTTCGGTTATGCAACCGATCTGCGCTCACAAACCCAGGGCCGTGCGAGCTACTCTATGGAGTTCTCGAAGTACGACGAGGCGCCCTCCAGCGTCGTTGAAGCCGTCATCAATCAAAACGGTTAACCGTTAGCTAACGTAAAGAGGTTATAGCAGTGGCTAAGGAAAAATTTGAACGTTCCAAACCGCACGTCAACGTCGGCACCATTGGTCACGTCGACCACGGTAAAACGACTCTGACAGCGGCCCTAACTCGCGTGTCTGCTGAGGTTTTCGGTGGCGACTGGAGTGAATTCGCCGCTATCGATAATGCGCCGGAAGAGCGCGAGCGTGGTATCACGATCGCGACATCGCACGTGGAATATCAGTCTGAGGCGCGTCACTACGCGCACGTTGACTGCCCAGGTCACGCCGACTACGTCAAGAACATGATTACCGGTGCTGCGCAGATGGACGGCGCGATCCTGGTATGTTCTGCCGCAGACGGCCCGATGCCGCAAACTCGCGAGCACATCCTGCTCTCGCGTCAGGTTGGCGTACCGTACATCGTTGTGTTCCTGAACAAAGCGGACATGGTCGATGACGAAGAGCTGCTCGAGCTGGTAGAAATGGAAGTTCGCGAACTTCTAGACCAGTACGACTTCCCGGGCGACGACACGCCGATCATCACTGGTTCTGCGCTGATGGCGTTGAACGGTGAAGATGAGAATGGCATGGGTACTACTGCGGTAGCTAGCCTGATCAAAGCTCTGGATGAGTACATTCCTGAGCCGGAGCGCGCTATCGACCAGCCGTTCCTGATGCCGATCGAAGACGTGTTCTCTATCTCTGGCCGCGGTACTGTTGTTACTGGTCGTGTAGAGCGCGGCATCGTTAAAGCGGGCGAAGAAGTGGAAATCGTGGGTATCCGCGACACCACCAAAACGATCGTTACCGGTGTTGAAATGTTCCGTAAACTGCTCGACGAAGGTCGTGCTGGTGAGAACGTTGGCGCCCTGCTGCGTGGTACGAAGCGTGATGATGTCGAGCGTGGCCAGGTATTGGCTAAGCCGGGCACCATCAACCCGCACACTACCTTCGAAGCAGAAGTTTACGTACTGTCTAAAGAAGAGGGTGGTCGTCACACACCTTTCTTCAAGGGCTACCGTCCCCAGTTCTACTTCCGTACCACCGATGTAACCGGTACTTGTGAACTGCCGGAAGGCGTTGAAATGGTCATGCCGGGTGACAACGTACAAATGGTTGTTACCTTGATCGCTCCGATCGCAATGGACGAAGGTTTGCGCTTCGCTATTCGTGAAGGCGGCCGTACTGTCGGTGCTGGCGTTGTGGCCAAGATCGTCAAGTAAGCGACATGCTTGAGTGATGAAGGGGGCTCTGATGAGCCCCCTTTTCTGCGCACCAACAGCAAATGTTTGACATGGGCTTTTGGCGTGCCTATAATGCGCATCCTTTGAATGCGTGGGTAGACGGCTCGCGCCGTCGACATCCATTGGAGTTTAAGGCAAATGCAGAACCAAAAGATTCGCATTCGGTTGAAAGCATTCGACCATCGCCTGATCGACCAGTCCACAGCAGAGATTGTTGAAACTGCTAAACGTACTGGTGCTCAGGTTCGTGGTCCGATACCGCTGCCGACCAATCGCGAGCGTTACACCATCCTGATCTCGCCGCACGTCAACAAAGATGCGCGTGACCAGTATGAGATTCGTACGCACAAGCGTGTGCTCGACATTGTTGAGCCGACTGAGAAAACTGTTGATGCATTGATGAAACTCGATCTCGCCGCAGGCGTTGACGTGCAAATCAAGCTCAACTAATTACACTAGTCACTTTGCGGCCCAGCGCTCATCGCTCGTTTATACGAGTCTAGCATGAGCAGCAGCCGCCGCGCCGTGAGGCGCCATACAATGTGCTAGTGGAATGCTCTGGAAAGGGCAGCCATAGCGGGTGATAGCCCCGTACACTATAGGAGACTGAGTATGACTATCGGTTTAGTCGGTAAAAAGGCCGGGATGACCCGTGTCTTTACCGAAGACGGCGCGTCTGTGCCCGTAACCGTTATTGAAGTTGATCCTAATCGTGTTACACGCGTTAAATCTGTCGAGTCTGACGGTTACGCAGCGATTCAGGTCACATCTGGCTCTCGCAAAGCGAAGCACCTCACCAAAGCGCAAGCGGGTCAGTTTGCCAAGGCGGGTGTTGAAGCTGGTCGTGCACTGATGGAATTTCGTCTTGCAGAAGGCGAAACAATTCCTGAAGTGGGCGGCGAAATCACCGTATCCCTCTTCGAAGCTGGTCAAATGGTTGACGTGACTGGCACCTCTAAGGGTAAAGGCTTCCAGGGTGCTGTTAAGCGCTGGAATTTCCGTACCCAAGACATGACTCACGGTAACTCTCTGTCGCATCGCGCGCCGGGTTCTATCGGCATGTGTCAGACTCCGGGTCGCGTTTTCAAAGGCAAAAAGATGGCCGGTCAAATGGGTAACGCCCGTTGCACCGTGCAGAGCCTTGAGATCGTCCGTGTCGACGCCGAGCGTAACCTGCTGCTAATTAAAGGCGCCGTACCGGGTGCTCCCGGTAGTGACGTTATCGTTCGCAGCGCCGTGAAAGCAGGCTGAAGGGGATAATTACCAATGAATCTGAATCTTGCTGCAGGCGCGGGTACCGTTGAAGTAGCCGACGCCACTTTTGGCAAAGAATTCAACGAAGCGCTCGTTCACCAGGTTGTCACTGCCTATTTGGCGGCTGGTCGTCAGGGAACCCGCGCACAAAAGAGTCGTTCCGACGTTCGTGGCGGTGGTAAGAAGCCGTGGCGTCAGAAAGGCACCGGTCGTGCACGTGCCGGTACCATCCGCTCTCCGCTATGGCGTAGTGGTGGCGTAACCTTCGCGGCGCGTCCGCAAGACTATACCCAGAAGGTTAACCGCAAGATGTACCGTGCAGCGATGCGCTCCATCTTGTCTGAGCTGGTACGTCAAGAGCGTTTAGTCGCGATTGAAGAGTTCGTCGTCGATGCGCCTAAGACCAAGCAGGTAGCTGCCAAGCTGAAAGAGCTCAACCTTGAAAAAGTGTTGATCGTCACTGAAGAAATCGACGAGAAGCTCTATTTGGCCGCACGCAACCTTCCCCACGTTGACGTGGTGGATGTCGCGGCAGCTGACCCGGTAAGCCTGGTAGCCTTTGATAAGGTCCTGATTACCGTCTCCGCCCTGCGTAAATTCGAGGAGAAGCTGGCATGAACCAGGAACGCGTATTTAAGGTTCTGCTTGGGCCGCACGTGACCGAAAAGGCCGCAATGGCAGCCGAGCGCAACCAGTACGTTTTCAAGGTAGCATCTGATGCTACCAAGCCCGAGATCAAAAAGGCCGTTGAAGCACTCTTCGGCAAA includes the following:
- the fusA gene encoding elongation factor G, with the translated sequence MARKTPLNRYRNIGIVAHVDAGKTTTTERVLFYTGLSHKVGEVHDGAATMDWMEQEQERGITITSAATTCFWQGMNKQFPEHRINIIDTPGHVDFTIEVERSLRVLDGAVVVLCGSSGVQPQTETVWRQANKYEVPRMVFVNKMDRTGADFFMVVDQLKERLGANAVPIQINWGTEEDFKGVIDLIQMKAILWDEESLGMTYDLVDIPAELQETAEKYREEMVEAAAEGSDELMEKYLEGGELTIEEIKAGLRARTLANDIVLVTCGSAFKNKGVQAVLDGVIEFMPSPTEVKAIEGELDDKNGTVDTREADDSAPFAALAFKIATDPFVGTLTFIRVYSGVLKSGDGVYNSVKQKKERVGRIVQMHANSREEIKEVLAGDIAACIGLKDVTTGDTLCDIDNKIVLERMEFPDPVISVAVEPKSKADQEKMGVALGKLAQEDPSFQVKTDEETGQTIISGMGELHLDILVDRMRREFKVEANIGKPQVAYRETIRGSIEQEGKFVRQSGGRGQYGHVWLRIEPLTKEEKGEGEDEIFFKFTSEIVGGAVPKEYVPAVEKGAYEQLKNGVIAGYPMIDVKVSLFDGSFHDVDSNETAFKIASSMAVKEGARKAKAVLLEPVMKVEIVTPEEFMGDVMGDLSRRRGLVQGMDDSSSGKVIRATVPLGEMFGYATDLRSQTQGRASYSMEFSKYDEAPSSVVEAVINQNG
- the tuf gene encoding elongation factor Tu, producing MAKEKFERSKPHVNVGTIGHVDHGKTTLTAALTRVSAEVFGGDWSEFAAIDNAPEERERGITIATSHVEYQSEARHYAHVDCPGHADYVKNMITGAAQMDGAILVCSAADGPMPQTREHILLSRQVGVPYIVVFLNKADMVDDEELLELVEMEVRELLDQYDFPGDDTPIITGSALMALNGEDENGMGTTAVASLIKALDEYIPEPERAIDQPFLMPIEDVFSISGRGTVVTGRVERGIVKAGEEVEIVGIRDTTKTIVTGVEMFRKLLDEGRAGENVGALLRGTKRDDVERGQVLAKPGTINPHTTFEAEVYVLSKEEGGRHTPFFKGYRPQFYFRTTDVTGTCELPEGVEMVMPGDNVQMVVTLIAPIAMDEGLRFAIREGGRTVGAGVVAKIVK
- the rpsJ gene encoding 30S ribosomal protein S10 produces the protein MQNQKIRIRLKAFDHRLIDQSTAEIVETAKRTGAQVRGPIPLPTNRERYTILISPHVNKDARDQYEIRTHKRVLDIVEPTEKTVDALMKLDLAAGVDVQIKLN
- the rplC gene encoding 50S ribosomal protein L3, translated to MTIGLVGKKAGMTRVFTEDGASVPVTVIEVDPNRVTRVKSVESDGYAAIQVTSGSRKAKHLTKAQAGQFAKAGVEAGRALMEFRLAEGETIPEVGGEITVSLFEAGQMVDVTGTSKGKGFQGAVKRWNFRTQDMTHGNSLSHRAPGSIGMCQTPGRVFKGKKMAGQMGNARCTVQSLEIVRVDAERNLLLIKGAVPGAPGSDVIVRSAVKAG
- the rplD gene encoding 50S ribosomal protein L4, which encodes MNLNLAAGAGTVEVADATFGKEFNEALVHQVVTAYLAAGRQGTRAQKSRSDVRGGGKKPWRQKGTGRARAGTIRSPLWRSGGVTFAARPQDYTQKVNRKMYRAAMRSILSELVRQERLVAIEEFVVDAPKTKQVAAKLKELNLEKVLIVTEEIDEKLYLAARNLPHVDVVDVAAADPVSLVAFDKVLITVSALRKFEEKLA
- the rplW gene encoding 50S ribosomal protein L23; translation: MNQERVFKVLLGPHVTEKAAMAAERNQYVFKVASDATKPEIKKAVEALFGKKVGSVQVLNMKGKTKRTANGVGLRKGYRKAYVTLAAGETLEDFSGAE